A genomic window from Xiphias gladius isolate SHS-SW01 ecotype Sanya breed wild unplaced genomic scaffold, ASM1685928v1 HiC_scaffold_145, whole genome shotgun sequence includes:
- the LOC120787361 gene encoding homeodomain-interacting protein kinase 1-like has protein sequence MPMGLIEKKWLVEVCSLQNRLKWTLVWWRTMVVQSRIKLSRGLQRQAPEVFLGLPVSEAIDMWGLGCVLGFVYLGKRLFAANCVYQSIRGIVDILGQPADHLLSAGKHTHTFFKANQHWDKPRWWMKTPREYQIGTGIEPKRWHMRLRNLDDLITHDPRTQENIELEDQRAFVNLLKCLLNTDAEKRITPGKALTHPFVTMAHLVDEVEISLYAKNSSKKMAVVPTDNFDEDLSPNGEAEGEPNDEEPSATAHFNDAAVPRSCDSMPAHLMEQRLLQR, from the exons ATGCCTATGGGTTTGATAGAGAAGAAGTGGCTTGTGGAGGTCTGTTCCCTCCAGAATCGCCTGAAgtggacattagtgtggtggaggaccatggtggtccagAGTCGCATCAAACTGAGCCGTGGGCTCCAGCGCCA GGCACCTGAAGTCTTCCTGGGTCTACCCGTGTCCGAGGCCATAGACATGTGGGGTCTTGGTTGTGTGCTTGGGTTCGTGTACCTCGGAAAAAGGCTGTTTGCGGCAAACTGCGTGTACCAGTCA ATTAGAGGCATCGTAGACATTctgggccagccagctgaccacctcctgagtgctgggaaacacacccacacattttttaaggcgaaccagcactgggacaaaccaagatggtggatgaag accccgAGGGAATACCAGATTGGCACTGGCATTGAGCCCAAAAGATGGCACATGCGTTTAAGAAACCTGGATGACCTGATTACA cacGACCCAAGGACGCAGGAAAACATTGAGCTGGAGGATCAAAGGGCATTTGTCAATCTCCTGAAATGCCTGCTAAATACAGATGCAGAGAAGAGGATCACTCCGGGGAAGGCTCTCACTCACCCCTTTGTCACAATGGCCCATCTGGTGGATGAAGTAGAGATCAGCTTATA tgccaaGAATTCTTCAAAGAAAATGGCGGTCGTACCAACGGACAACTTCGATGAGGACCTATCTCCTAATGGTGAGGCTGAAGGAGAGCCCAatgatgaagagccttcagccacagcTCATTTCAATGACGCAGCTGTTCCTCGCTCCTGTGACAGCATGCCTgctcatctgatggagcagaggcTGCTGCAGAGATAG